The following are encoded together in the Pseudomonas sp. IB20 genome:
- a CDS encoding DUF6124 family protein: MMTSPYPLPDTPESDELLVMRNSGAAQRALDYYLKENVSAPIPDDIFFDINPGISHEDALVHASDLLRSAAAAAYESASSRQGNQRDLAFSVVYLIDMAKAMVEQTLQAPAGQASA, encoded by the coding sequence ATGATGACCAGCCCGTATCCCCTGCCCGACACACCTGAATCCGACGAACTGTTGGTGATGCGCAACAGCGGCGCTGCCCAGCGCGCACTCGACTATTACTTGAAAGAGAATGTGTCAGCACCGATCCCTGATGACATATTTTTCGACATCAATCCCGGCATCAGCCATGAAGACGCGTTGGTTCACGCGTCCGACCTGCTGCGCAGCGCGGCGGCAGCGGCCTACGAATCGGCAAGCAGCCGCCAGGGCAACCAGCGGGATCTGGCGTTTTCGGTGGTGTATTTGATTGATATGGCAAAGGCGATGGTGGAGCAGACGTTGCAGGCACCAGCCGGTCAGGCGAGCGCCTGA
- a CDS encoding gamma-carboxygeranoyl-CoA hydratase, translated as MSDFNTLELITDSRGFATLWLSREAKNNAFNAEMIRELIIALDHVQGDPSLRFLVLRARGKHFSAGADLAWMQQSAELDYHTNLDDARELAELMYNLAKLKIPTLAVVQGAAYGGALGLISCCDMAIGADDAQFCLSEVRIGLAPAVISPFVVQAIGERAARRYALTAERFGGQRARDIGLLAESYPASELDQQVEHWIANLLLNSPAAMRASKDLLREVGNGALTPALRRYCENAIARIRVSAEGQEGLRAFLQKRPPSWQSQEPRS; from the coding sequence ATGAGCGATTTCAACACCCTCGAACTGATCACCGACAGCCGTGGCTTTGCCACGCTGTGGCTCAGTCGTGAAGCCAAGAACAACGCGTTCAACGCCGAGATGATCCGCGAACTGATCATCGCCCTCGACCACGTGCAGGGCGATCCGTCTCTACGTTTTCTGGTGCTGCGCGCACGCGGCAAACACTTCAGCGCCGGTGCTGACCTGGCGTGGATGCAGCAATCCGCCGAGCTGGACTACCACACCAACCTGGACGACGCCCGCGAGCTGGCGGAGCTGATGTACAACCTGGCCAAGCTGAAAATCCCGACCCTGGCGGTGGTGCAAGGCGCCGCCTACGGTGGCGCGTTGGGTTTGATCAGTTGCTGTGACATGGCGATTGGCGCGGATGACGCGCAGTTCTGTCTGTCGGAAGTGCGCATTGGCCTGGCACCGGCGGTGATCAGCCCGTTCGTGGTGCAGGCGATCGGCGAGCGCGCCGCGCGGCGTTATGCGCTGACCGCCGAACGCTTTGGCGGCCAACGTGCGCGGGACATCGGCCTGCTGGCGGAAAGTTACCCGGCCAGCGAGCTGGACCAACAGGTCGAACACTGGATCGCCAACCTGCTGCTCAACAGCCCGGCGGCGATGCGCGCCAGCAAGGACCTGCTGCGTGAAGTGGGCAACGGCGCCCTCACCCCGGCCCTGCGCCGCTATTGCGAAAACGCCATCGCGCGGATTCGCGTCAGCGCCGAGGGCCAGGAAGGCCTGCGCGCCTTCCTGCAAAAACGCCCGCCCAGCTGGCAATCGCAGGAGCCGCGTTCATGA
- a CDS encoding carboxyl transferase domain-containing protein, protein MATLHTQLNPRSAEFADNSAAMRLQVDALHTLLAHVQQGGGAKAQERHTSRGKLLPRERINRLLDPGSPFLELSQLAAYQVYGEDVPAAGVIAGIGRVEGVECMIVANDATVKGGSYYPLTVKKHLRAQTIAEQNRLPCIYLVDSGGANLPRQDEVFPDREHFGRIFFNQANMSAQGIPQIAVVMGSCTAGGAYVPAMADEAIMVRNQATIFLAGPPLVKAATGEVVSAEDLGGADVHCKISGVADYYADSDEHALALARRSVANLNWRKQGELLQRTPVAPLYSSEELYGVIPADAKQPFDVREVIARLVDGSVFDEFKALFGTTLVCGFAHLHGYPIAILGNNGILFAEAAQKGAHFIELACQRGIPLLFLQNITGFMVGQKYEAGGIAKHGAKLVTAVACAKVPKFTVIIGGSFGAGNYGMCGRAYDPRFLWMWPNARIGVMGAEQAAGVLVQVKREQAERAGAHFSAEEETAIKQPILDQYETQGHPYYSSARLWDDGVIDPQQTRDVLALALSAALNAPIEPSRFGVFRM, encoded by the coding sequence ATGGCCACCTTGCACACCCAGCTCAACCCGCGCTCGGCAGAATTTGCCGACAACAGCGCGGCGATGCGCCTACAGGTCGACGCCCTGCACACCCTGCTCGCCCACGTGCAGCAAGGCGGCGGCGCCAAGGCTCAGGAACGCCACACGTCACGCGGCAAACTGCTGCCTCGCGAGCGAATCAATCGCCTGCTCGACCCCGGCTCGCCATTCCTCGAACTCAGCCAATTGGCCGCGTATCAGGTGTATGGCGAAGATGTACCCGCTGCCGGAGTGATCGCCGGGATCGGCCGCGTGGAAGGCGTCGAATGCATGATTGTCGCCAACGACGCCACAGTTAAAGGCGGCTCGTACTACCCGCTCACGGTGAAAAAACACCTGCGCGCGCAGACCATCGCCGAGCAGAACCGCTTGCCGTGCATCTATCTGGTCGACTCCGGTGGCGCCAACTTGCCGCGTCAGGACGAAGTGTTTCCTGACCGTGAGCACTTCGGGCGGATCTTCTTCAACCAGGCCAACATGAGCGCCCAGGGCATCCCGCAGATCGCCGTAGTGATGGGCTCGTGCACCGCAGGTGGCGCGTATGTGCCGGCCATGGCCGACGAGGCGATCATGGTGCGCAACCAGGCCACGATCTTTCTCGCAGGCCCGCCGCTGGTGAAAGCGGCGACCGGCGAAGTGGTCAGCGCCGAAGACCTGGGCGGCGCCGATGTGCACTGCAAGATCTCCGGCGTGGCCGACTACTATGCCGACAGCGACGAACATGCCCTGGCCCTGGCCCGACGCAGCGTGGCCAACCTCAACTGGCGCAAGCAAGGCGAGCTGCTGCAACGCACACCGGTAGCGCCGCTGTACAGCAGCGAAGAGCTTTACGGGGTGATCCCGGCCGACGCCAAGCAGCCATTCGATGTGCGTGAAGTGATCGCGCGGCTGGTCGACGGCTCGGTGTTTGATGAGTTCAAGGCGCTGTTTGGGACCACGCTGGTGTGTGGTTTTGCGCACTTGCACGGCTACCCGATTGCGATCCTGGGCAACAACGGCATTCTGTTCGCCGAAGCCGCGCAAAAAGGCGCGCACTTTATCGAGCTGGCCTGCCAGCGCGGGATTCCCCTGCTGTTCCTGCAAAACATCACCGGCTTTATGGTCGGCCAGAAGTACGAAGCCGGCGGCATCGCCAAGCACGGCGCCAAGCTGGTGACCGCCGTGGCCTGCGCCAAGGTACCGAAATTCACGGTGATCATTGGTGGCAGTTTTGGAGCCGGTAACTACGGCATGTGCGGCCGCGCCTACGACCCGCGCTTTTTGTGGATGTGGCCGAACGCGCGCATCGGCGTGATGGGCGCCGAACAGGCGGCCGGCGTGCTGGTGCAGGTCAAGCGTGAGCAGGCCGAACGTGCCGGCGCACACTTCAGCGCCGAGGAAGAAACCGCGATCAAGCAGCCGATCCTCGACCAGTATGAAACCCAGGGCCACCCCTACTACTCCAGCGCACGCTTGTGGGATGACGGTGTCATCGACCCGCAGCAGACCCGTGACGTGCTGGCCCTGGCCTTGTCCGCCGCGTTGAATGCCCCCATCGAGCCGAGCCGCTTCGGCGTGTTCCGCATGTAA
- a CDS encoding acetyl/propionyl/methylcrotonyl-CoA carboxylase subunit alpha produces MSTLTTVLVANRGEIACRVMRTAKAMGLTTVAVHSAIDRDARHSREADIRVDLGGSKASESYLQIDKLIAAAQASGAQAIHPGYGFLSENAGFARAIEAAGLIFLGPPASAIDAMGSKSAAKSLMEKAGVPLVPGYHGEAQDLETFRAACERIGYPVLLKATAGGGGKGMKVVEDVSQLAEALASAQREALSSFGNEQMLVEKYLLKPRHVEIQVFADQHGHCLYLNERDCSIQRRHQKVVEEAPAPGLSVEQRKAMGEAAVRAAQAIGYVGAGTVEFLLDARGEFFFMEMNTRLQVEHPVTEAITGLDLVAWQIRVAQGEPLPITQEQVPLIGHAIEVRLYAEDPANDFLPATGHLALYRESAPGPGRRVDSGVEQGDDVSPFYDPMLGKLIAWGEDREQARLRLLSMLDEFAVGGLKTNLGFLRRIIGHPAFAAAELDTGFIPRYQEELLPVPGELSDEFWQAAGAAFMQSLPPGSGPWADTRGFRAGLPAEVSLHLSCAGQDRLVTLKGAAAQLQGEQLVIEHDGVRRTHLAVRGAASVYLRWDGEMLAVSLFDPIAAVEANQSHQGGLTAPMNGSIVRVLVEVGQAVEAGAQLVVLEAMKMEHSIRAPQAGVVKALFCLEGEMVAEGSALVELETAN; encoded by the coding sequence ATGAGCACACTGACCACCGTACTGGTGGCCAACCGCGGCGAAATCGCCTGCCGCGTGATGCGCACCGCCAAGGCCATGGGCCTGACCACCGTGGCCGTGCACAGCGCCATCGACCGCGATGCGCGCCACAGCCGCGAGGCGGATATCCGTGTCGACCTGGGTGGCAGCAAAGCCTCCGAGAGCTACCTGCAGATCGACAAGCTGATTGCCGCCGCCCAGGCCAGCGGCGCTCAGGCGATCCATCCGGGGTATGGTTTTTTGTCGGAAAACGCCGGCTTTGCACGCGCGATTGAAGCGGCCGGTTTGATTTTCCTCGGCCCACCCGCCTCGGCCATCGATGCCATGGGCAGCAAATCGGCGGCCAAGTCGTTGATGGAAAAAGCCGGTGTTCCGCTGGTGCCGGGTTATCACGGCGAAGCCCAGGACCTGGAAACCTTCCGCGCCGCCTGCGAGCGTATCGGCTACCCAGTGCTGCTTAAGGCCACGGCCGGCGGTGGTGGCAAGGGCATGAAAGTGGTCGAGGACGTCAGCCAACTGGCCGAAGCCTTGGCGTCGGCCCAGCGTGAAGCCCTGTCGTCCTTCGGCAACGAACAGATGCTGGTGGAGAAATACCTGCTCAAACCGCGCCATGTGGAAATCCAGGTGTTTGCCGACCAGCACGGCCACTGCTTGTACCTGAATGAGCGCGATTGCTCGATTCAGCGTCGCCATCAAAAAGTCGTGGAAGAAGCACCGGCGCCCGGCCTAAGTGTTGAACAGCGCAAAGCCATGGGCGAAGCCGCGGTGCGCGCGGCCCAGGCCATCGGTTATGTCGGCGCGGGCACAGTGGAGTTCTTGCTGGACGCGCGCGGCGAGTTTTTCTTTATGGAGATGAACACGCGGCTGCAGGTGGAGCATCCAGTGACCGAGGCGATTACCGGGCTCGACCTGGTCGCCTGGCAGATCCGTGTCGCCCAAGGCGAGCCGCTGCCGATCACGCAAGAACAGGTGCCACTGATCGGTCATGCCATTGAAGTGCGCTTGTATGCCGAAGACCCGGCCAATGATTTCCTGCCGGCCACCGGGCATCTGGCGCTGTACCGCGAATCTGCGCCGGGCCCGGGCCGTCGTGTGGACAGCGGCGTAGAGCAAGGCGACGACGTTTCGCCGTTCTACGACCCAATGCTCGGCAAGTTGATTGCCTGGGGCGAAGACCGTGAACAGGCGCGCCTGCGGTTGTTGAGCATGCTCGATGAGTTTGCCGTCGGCGGGCTCAAGACCAACCTGGGCTTTTTGCGGCGCATCATCGGCCATCCGGCCTTTGCGGCGGCTGAACTGGACACCGGGTTTATCCCGCGCTATCAGGAGGAGCTGTTGCCGGTGCCGGGGGAATTGAGCGATGAGTTCTGGCAGGCGGCGGGCGCTGCGTTTATGCAGAGTTTGCCGCCCGGCAGTGGGCCGTGGGCGGACACGCGGGGTTTTCGCGCGGGGCTGCCTGCCGAGGTATCGCTGCATTTGAGCTGCGCGGGGCAGGATCGGCTGGTGACGTTGAAAGGCGCCGCCGCGCAACTGCAAGGCGAGCAGTTGGTGATCGAACACGACGGCGTGCGTCGCACCCATCTGGCGGTGCGCGGCGCAGCTAGCGTGTACCTGCGTTGGGACGGCGAAATGCTGGCGGTGAGCCTGTTCGATCCAATTGCAGCGGTCGAGGCCAACCAATCCCATCAGGGTGGCCTCACGGCGCCGATGAACGGCAGCATCGTGCGGGTGCTGGTGGAAGTCGGCCAGGCGGTCGAAGCCGGTGCGCAGTTGGTGGTGCTTGAGGCGATGAAGATGGAGCACAGCATCCGCGCGCCCCAGGCCGGGGTGGTCAAGGCACTGTTCTGCCTGGAAGGCGAAATGGTTGCCGAAGGCAGCGCCTTGGTCGAGCTTGAAACGGCGAACTAA
- a CDS encoding LexA family protein, whose product MDNWIALVKANMKDRKVTQDELAERLGMSQGGVGHWLNKRRVPSLADMNRVLAELGLEYLEVALEIREKAIDAPALEHHYNPYFRYPVSDWKGVCEIREERPTYGAARFELTDYHARGEAFWLPVTGDAMTAPSGLSIGAGMMILVDPAIDAEPGKLVVAQWADSTQATFRQLLEESGQLYLVPLNPTYPKLLFSDDCRILGVVVQATAKF is encoded by the coding sequence ATGGATAACTGGATAGCGTTGGTCAAAGCCAACATGAAAGACCGCAAGGTCACGCAGGATGAACTGGCCGAACGCTTGGGCATGTCCCAGGGCGGTGTCGGCCATTGGCTCAACAAGCGCCGCGTGCCGAGCCTGGCGGATATGAACCGGGTGCTCGCTGAGTTAGGCCTTGAGTACCTGGAAGTTGCGTTGGAAATCCGCGAGAAAGCCATTGACGCGCCAGCCTTGGAACACCACTACAACCCGTATTTCCGCTACCCGGTCAGCGACTGGAAAGGCGTCTGCGAAATACGTGAAGAGCGCCCGACCTACGGTGCGGCGCGTTTCGAATTGACGGATTACCACGCCCGCGGCGAAGCGTTCTGGCTGCCGGTGACGGGCGACGCCATGACGGCCCCCAGCGGCCTGAGCATTGGCGCTGGCATGATGATCCTGGTGGACCCGGCCATTGACGCCGAACCCGGCAAACTGGTGGTCGCCCAATGGGCCGATAGCACCCAGGCGACCTTTCGCCAGTTGCTGGAAGAGAGCGGCCAGCTTTACCTGGTGCCGCTCAACCCCACTTACCCCAAGCTACTGTTCAGCGACGATTGCCGAATCCTCGGCGTTGTCGTGCAAGCCACCGCGAAGTTTTAG
- a CDS encoding isovaleryl-CoA dehydrogenase codes for MSYPSLNFALGETIDMLRDQVQSFVAKEIAPRAAQIDSDNLFPADMWQKFGDMGLLGITVPEEYGGAGLGYLAHVVALEEISRGSASVGLSYGAHSNLCVNQINRNGSHEQKLKYLPKLISGEHIGALAMSEPNAGSDVVSMKLRADKRGDHYVLNGSKTWITNGPDANTYVIYAKTDLEKGPHGITAFIVERDWKGFSRSTKFDKLGMRGSNTCELFFDDVEVPEANILGALNGGVKVLMSGLDYERVVLAGGPIGIMQACMDLIVPYIHDRKQFGQSIGEFQLIQGKVADMYTQLNACRAYLYAVAQACERGETTRKDAAGVILFSSERATQMALDAIQILGGNGYINEFPAGRLLRDAKLYEIGAGTSEIRRMLIGRELFNETR; via the coding sequence ATGAGTTACCCGTCCCTGAACTTCGCCCTCGGTGAAACCATCGACATGCTGCGCGACCAGGTGCAGTCCTTCGTGGCCAAGGAAATTGCCCCGCGCGCAGCCCAGATCGACAGCGACAACCTGTTCCCCGCCGATATGTGGCAAAAGTTCGGTGACATGGGTTTGCTGGGCATTACGGTGCCGGAAGAGTACGGCGGCGCTGGCCTGGGTTACTTGGCCCACGTAGTGGCTCTCGAAGAAATCAGCCGAGGGTCGGCCTCGGTAGGCTTGTCTTATGGCGCCCACTCCAACCTGTGCGTCAACCAGATCAACCGCAACGGCAGCCACGAACAGAAGCTCAAATACCTGCCCAAGCTGATCAGCGGCGAACACATCGGCGCCCTCGCCATGAGCGAGCCGAATGCCGGCTCCGACGTGGTCTCAATGAAATTGCGCGCCGACAAACGCGGCGACCACTACGTGCTCAATGGCAGCAAGACCTGGATCACCAACGGCCCCGACGCCAACACCTACGTGATCTACGCCAAGACCGACCTGGAAAAAGGCCCTCACGGCATCACCGCGTTTATCGTCGAGCGCGATTGGAAAGGTTTCAGCCGCAGCACCAAGTTCGACAAGCTCGGCATGCGCGGCTCCAACACCTGCGAGCTGTTTTTCGATGACGTTGAAGTGCCCGAAGCAAACATCCTCGGCGCGCTGAATGGCGGCGTGAAAGTGCTGATGAGCGGCCTGGACTACGAACGCGTGGTGCTGGCCGGCGGCCCGATCGGCATCATGCAGGCGTGCATGGACCTGATCGTGCCGTACATCCACGACCGTAAGCAGTTCGGCCAGAGCATCGGCGAATTCCAGCTGATCCAGGGCAAAGTCGCCGACATGTACACCCAACTCAACGCCTGCCGCGCCTACCTCTACGCAGTGGCCCAGGCGTGCGAGCGCGGTGAGACCACACGCAAGGATGCGGCTGGGGTGATCCTGTTCAGTTCCGAGCGCGCCACGCAAATGGCCCTCGACGCGATCCAGATTCTGGGCGGCAACGGCTACATCAACGAATTCCCCGCCGGCCGCCTGCTGCGTGACGCCAAGCTGTATGAAATCGGCGCCGGCACCAGTGAGATTCGGCGGATGCTGATCGGTCGCGAACTCTTCAACGAAACCCGCTGA
- a CDS encoding AMP-binding enzyme gives MLGYWNNPEGTRDAIDDAGWMHTGDLATMDEHGYVCIAGRNKDMIIRGGENVYPRELEEFFFTHPAVADVQIIGIPDTRYGEEIVAWVKFHPGHVANELELQTWCKGRIAHFKTPKYFKFVDEFPMTVTGKVQKFRMREISIEDYRPHRS, from the coding sequence ATGCTCGGCTACTGGAACAACCCCGAAGGCACCCGCGACGCCATCGACGACGCCGGCTGGATGCACACCGGTGACCTGGCGACCATGGATGAGCACGGCTACGTGTGCATCGCCGGGCGCAACAAAGACATGATTATTCGCGGCGGCGAAAACGTGTACCCGCGTGAGCTGGAAGAGTTTTTCTTCACTCACCCGGCGGTGGCCGATGTGCAGATCATCGGTATTCCGGATACGCGTTACGGTGAAGAGATCGTCGCTTGGGTCAAGTTCCATCCCGGCCATGTGGCCAACGAACTGGAGCTGCAAACCTGGTGCAAGGGCCGCATTGCGCACTTCAAGACGCCCAAGTATTTCAAGTTCGTGGACGAGTTTCCGATGACGGTAACCGGCAAGGTCCAGAAGTTTCGCATGCGTGAGATCAGTATCGAAGACTACAGGCCTCACCGTTCCTGA
- a CDS encoding hydroxymethylglutaryl-CoA lyase: MSLPSHVRLVEVGPRDGLQNEAQPISVADKVQLVDALTDAGLSYIEVGSFVSPKWVPQMAGSAEVFAQIQRKPGVTYGALAPNLRGFEDALAAGVKEVAVFAAASEAFSQRNINCSISESLARFAPIMAAAKQHGISVRGYVSCVLGCPYEGDIAPEQVAAVARELYAMGCYEVSLGDTIGTGTAGATRRLFEVVGAQVPRDKLAGHFHDTYGQAIANIYASLLEGVQVFDSSIAGLGGCPYAKGASGNVATEDVVYLLNGLGIDTGIDLEQLMRAGQQISNVLGRPTGSRVAKARNAR, translated from the coding sequence ATGTCCCTCCCCTCACACGTACGCTTGGTGGAAGTAGGCCCGCGCGACGGTTTGCAGAACGAAGCCCAGCCCATCAGCGTGGCCGACAAGGTCCAGTTGGTGGATGCCCTGACCGACGCAGGCTTGAGCTATATCGAAGTTGGCAGTTTTGTCTCGCCCAAATGGGTGCCGCAAATGGCCGGGTCGGCCGAGGTGTTTGCGCAGATCCAGCGCAAGCCCGGCGTAACCTACGGCGCGCTGGCGCCGAACCTGCGCGGTTTTGAAGACGCGCTGGCTGCCGGCGTGAAGGAAGTCGCGGTGTTCGCGGCGGCGTCCGAGGCGTTTTCCCAGCGCAATATCAACTGCTCGATCAGCGAAAGCCTGGCGCGTTTTGCGCCGATCATGGCGGCAGCCAAACAGCATGGCATCAGCGTGCGTGGTTATGTGTCGTGTGTGTTGGGTTGCCCTTACGAAGGTGACATCGCCCCCGAACAGGTCGCGGCGGTCGCGCGCGAGCTGTATGCCATGGGCTGTTATGAGGTGTCCTTGGGCGACACCATCGGCACCGGCACGGCGGGCGCCACACGGCGGCTGTTTGAAGTGGTCGGCGCGCAGGTGCCACGGGACAAGCTGGCCGGGCACTTCCACGACACGTACGGCCAGGCGATTGCGAATATCTACGCCAGCCTGCTCGAAGGGGTCCAAGTGTTCGACAGCTCTATCGCAGGCCTCGGCGGTTGCCCTTACGCCAAGGGCGCCAGCGGTAACGTCGCCACCGAGGATGTGGTGTACCTGCTCAATGGCCTGGGTATCGACACCGGTATCGACCTGGAGCAATTGATGCGCGCGGGCCAGCAAATCAGCAACGTGCTCGGCCGACCTACCGGGTCGCGCGTCGCGAAGGCGCGTAACGCCCGTTGA